The following nucleotide sequence is from Vibrio fluvialis.
CCGCATACCAACGGAGGCAGGACGCCGCGCCGGGAATGTCAGTCTGATAGCTGTGACTGATGGGTTTTCCTGTATCTAAGGTCTCCAGCAGAGCCAGAGTCTCTTTCTCCTGTTCAATCAGATCCGCCAGTTTGAGCAGAACCTGTTTTCTCGCTGCCGGTGACTGACCGGTCCATTCTCCGCTTCGGAAAGCGCCCTTTGCATACTCAACTGCGGCTATTGCATCCTGATCACTGCATCGCGCCACATAGGCGATGACTTCTTCAGTGGCGGGGTTGATGACTTCAAACGTCTCGCCGCTGAGTGAATCCTGATATTGACCATTGATGAAGGCTCGTCCTTCAATATTGTGTTGCTGCCGCAAATCCATCCATTGCTGTTGAGTTCTCATCACGCTTCCTTAACAAAGAAAACGTCTAGAAGCTTGGCGGCGTATGAGCACTAATTATCCGGCAAACTCTATCCGTTTTATTGGTAAATTTATGAGGCACGTTGGTATCGAAGAGGTAACACTCACCCTCGCGAATGACATAAGTTTTATCGCCCAGGGTCAGCTCGATTTCACCTTCGAGTACCGTTCCGCTTTCCTCGCCTTCGTGTTTAATACTGATCACACCGGTATCGGTATGAGGTTGAAAACACTCAATCAAGAAGCCCATCCGGCGTTTATCACGACCATCACACACCAATCGCATCGATACACGTTCGTTACCGATTTCAATCAGCTGATCCGGAGCAATCACCACCGGGCGCTCTTCAATTGTCTGGTCCTGAGTGAAGAACTCGGACAGAGACAGATTGAATACTTTCACAATCTTGTGCAGCGAACTGACAGAAGGACTCACTTTGTTATTCTCAATCGACGAGATAGCGCTGTGAGTTATATTGGCTTTCTCCGCCAGTTCACGTTGAGATAATTTGTGTTCCTTACGCAGTTGCGCAATTTTTTGACCAATTGAATCTGTTTCCATTTAAAAGACTCCGACGTTCCGAAGCCGCTATGATAAACCGATCGAATAGAATTCTGGAAAAGATCCTTTTACGAGATTGCCATTCTGGGTGCCATTGCACACCAATGAAGTACGGATGACCCTTGAGACTAAAGGCTTCAACCAACCCATCCGGCGCTTCGGCCTCTTTCGTCAGTCGCGGTGCAAGTTGGTTGACACCCTGGCCATGCAGAGAATTGACCTCAATGTCTTCCTGAGAACCGAGCCAGTGAGCAAAGCTGCCGTTGGACGATATTTTTACCGTATGCACGTAGGCATACTTCTCGTTGAAGTCCGGACTCTGGCTTTCACGGTGATCCATAAAGCCGTCGGTCTCGTGCACTTTCGGGTGCAGTGTTCCACCCAAAGCCACATTCATTTCCTGAAAACCGCGGCAGATACCCAGCAGCGGAATGTTCTGTTCGATGCAGTGATCAATCAGAGTAAAAGAGAGCGCATCGCGGGACTCGTCCGTTTTCGGTTCATCGTGCGTAGCTGCATAACGATGTGGAGCGACGTTTGAGTGACTCCCGGTGAGCAACACGCCATCAAGCATGGTTAGCAATTGCTTGAGCTCTTGTGCATCGGCACCGGCTGGCAGCAACAATGGCGAGGCTCCGGCATCGCGAACCGCATTCAGATACAGCTCATTCACACTTTGTACGTCATAGCCTTCTACCTGCTTACGACAACAAATCACGCCAATCACGGGCTTGGTCATTCCGTTCTCTTTACTCATCGCGACGTCCTACCCGCTTGTTCAATATATTTACCAACCTAAAACTCAAAAACCAAAAACACAACCCAAAATTAACAAAAAAGACACAAAACATGATCTTCGTTAAAAATTTCTACCAATTCGTCATTAATTATTGCCAAAAACACAAAGCTTGTTAAATATAAGTTACATGTCAGCCATACGGAGTGTCTGAAAATGGACGGATTCATACAAGAAGTTAAAAATTTTAAACAAGAATGGCCCGAGATACGCTTCATCGATCTCATTTTTCCTGATATCAATGCGCGACCTCGCGGCAAACGCATCCCCATTGAAGCGCTCGATAAAGTGTACAAAGGGGTCTATCTGCCGCTGTCGACGCTGTCATTGAGTGTACACGGCAAGGTGGTAGAAGAAGCGGGACTGGGCGAAGCCATCGGCGAACCAGATCATATTTGTTATCCGATTCTGGGCACCTTAACCCCGACCTTTAACCCTGAAGTCGGCCAGATCATGCTCAACATGATGGACCGCAAAGGAGAAAAAGAGACACTGATGTCACCGCGCGTGGTTCTGGCGCAGATGATGGAACGCTTACACGCCAACAATCTTTTTCCAGTCACCGCGATTGAGCTTGAATTTTATCTGATCGACAAAAACCGCAACGACAAAGGCGAAATCCAACCCCCCGTCAACCCGATTCATCAGGGACGCGAATTCAAATCGGATGTGTACAACATCGAAAACCTGGATGACTACGCCGACTTCCTCAGCGATCTCAACTTCGCCGCGCAAGCCCAGGGCCTCAATACGTCCGGCGCATTGTCTGAGTCCGCACCGGGCCAGTTCGAAATCAACTTCAACCATCAAGCCGATGTCATCAATGCCTGCGATCAGGTCATTTATGCCAAACGTCTGATCCGCCAGGTGGCGCTCAAACACGGGTTTGATGTGACCTTTATGGCGAAGCCATTCGCTGACGAAGCGGGTAACGGCATGCATATTCACCTGAGTGTATTAGACGAACACGGTCATAACCGCTTCTCAGACAGCCAAGGTGATTGCAGCCCATTTTTTTACAAAACTTTAACAGCAATGCTTGCCATGATGCCGGAATCTATGGCACTACTCTGCCCCAACGTGAACTCCTATCGACGCTTCTGTCCGATGATGTACACCCCAACCCGTGCAGACTGGGCTGAAAACCACCGCGGTGTTGCCCTTCGTATCCCGATGAGTGACAGCAAAAACCGCCGCATCGAGCACCGAATTGCCGGCGCAGACGTGAACCCATATTTGCTGGCGGTCGTGGTACTGAGCGGCCTGCTCGCCAGCCAACAATTCGGGCCGGAGCAATGTCCTCCCGCTCTGGATGAACACGCAGCCTCATTGCCAACGCGCATGGCGGATGCACTCAGAACACTGAGCTCCAGTGAGCTGATTGGCATGTACTTGCCACAGGAATTTGTTTCGCTTTATACCGCATGTAAAGACAAAGAGCTGAGGGAGTTTGAACAAGCAGTAACGCCACTTGAAGTGGAATGGATGCTTCATTCAGCCTAATTGAGAAAGGATCTCTATTTATGACGACTAAAAACCCAGCAATAAAGATGCAACCCGCATTCGACTTTAAAAGTCTGATTGCGGTCCTTGGTATCGCGGTGCTCATTGGCATTTTCGCCACCATCGGGACCAGCCACCAGCCAGATACGGAATACGGTTGGTACAGCATACTGCCAACAGTCTTCGTTCTTGCCTTCGCCCTGCTGACCCACCGTACGGTGGAAGCGCTGTTCAGCGGCGCGATTGTCGGCTTGATCATGCTTAACCCGACCGAAGTGGTTGGCGGCGTGGTCGACATGTCAATGTCGGTCATGATGGATGAAACCATCGCCTGGCTGATTCTGGTGTGTGGCCTGATGGGCGGTCTGATCACGATTCTTGAGAAAGGCGGCAGCATCCTCAGTTTCAGTGAAGCGCTGGTGACGAAAGTAAAAAGTAAGCGTCAGTCGATGCTGCTGACTTTCGTGCTGGGTATTTTGCGATTATCTCAACGCTATCGCGATTTCATCGTCAATGAAGCGCATCACCGACAGCTACCAGATCTCACGCGAAAAGTTGGCGTATTTGGTCGATTCAACGGCTGCGCCAGTGTGTATCCTGATCCCCATTTCAACCTGGGCGATTTTCTTCGGTTCACTGCTGGAAGCCAACAATGTGGCAGACGCAGGGAAAGGCATTCAGGCTTACATCGAAGCGATTCCTTACATGGCCTACGGTTGGGTGACGCTGCTGGTAGTATTCCTAGTTGCGATGGACAAAATTCCAGACCTCGGCCAGATGAAGATTGCCGAGCAGCGCGCGCAAGCCGGTCAGGTTCAGCCTGATGGTGGCGTGGATATTTCGATGGGCGAAGAAGTCACGGCGCATCCAAACTCAACCATGGGCGTGCTGAACTTCGCGCTGCCGATGGTGGTGTTGGTCGGCGCAAGCTGGTACTTCGATATCGACCTGCTGGCCGGTGTGTTTGTGGCGATTATTTTCACCATTTTCCTGTACGGCGTACAGCGCCTGATGCCAGTAAACTCTATGTTCGAAGCGATTTACGACGGTATCAAAATCATGATGCTGCCGCTGGCGACGGTGATTGGTGGTTTCATGCTCAAGAACGTGAACGACCAACTGGGCCTGACTTCCTACGTAATTGAAGCGGTTACGCCTTGGCTGTCACCCGCTCTGTTCCCAGCGATCATCTTCCTGGTAATGACCGGTCTGGTCTTTGCGACGGCGTCATCCTGGGGTCTGTTTGCAGTTGCGATGCCGATTGTATTCCCGCTGGGCGAGCAAATGGGCGTGCCAGTGTCGCTGACTATCGGTGCTCTGCTCTCTGCATCAGCGGCAGGCAGCCACTCGTGTTTCTTCAGTGACTCCACGGTACTATCAGCGCAAGGTAGTGGCTGTACTTCAATGCAACACGCCATCACGCAGTTCCCTTATGCTCTGATTGGTATCGTTGCTACAACGCTGTTCTTTCTGTTTATTTAGAATTTGACCGATAAAAAAACGGGGCAATCAGCCCCGTTTTTCTTTAAAAGGTAATAATAAATTCTTCCGGTGCACACACTTTTATTTGCGCTTCACCTCGGGTCTGAATCGCAGCGATCTGGTCTGCATCCAATGAATAGGGCATTACCAGTTTGAGCTCTTCAATCCCTTCCAGCTTGGCGAGCTTCACCAGCGTCACCAGATTGGATTCATCGCTTCTGCGGCTGGACAGTCGCTGCAGCGCCATGTCCCACAGCCTCTCTTCATGACTTTTGCCATCTTTCACTGTGTCATGCCACACCGTTCCGAAAACAGGGGCAAATGAAACGAGCGCATCTGAAAAAGTCCATTTTTTTGTACAAGAGGTGCCTAAGAAGCTGGTGTAATCAAACACGACAGAGATTCGATCGGTTTTTTCCATGTTGTCCCCCGACATCAGTGGTCTCGTTTGAGATCAATATTATTCAGGATTTCTTATATAGCAATACGATATATAAAAACATTCTTTTATGCCCCACCTTCAAACCAATGGGCTATATAAAAATCAATCTGGTAACAAAAATTGATCAAAGACAACAAAATAGGTGTGTGGTTGATTAATATTTCGGGCTACAAACAATTTATTCAACAATTATTCACGCCCGAACATCATTACTGAATATCAATCACCCGGCTCGCCTTCCTGAACTGGACTTTGTATCCGCTCCAGCGCGGGAGCTCCCAGCGTTTAGGGACCGTTTTGCGCAGGCCACTTTTGTACACCACCTGTACCAATTTACGTTTGACGAAATATTCAACCGTGAGCTGTAAATCACCCAGACTAAGTTCAAACGGATAGGCCTCAGCAAAATCGCTCAGTTCCCAATAAGGGATTCCCGCGAACGGTATATCATCAGCGTCAAACATCGCCAGATCTTCCGGCGACTCTACCCCTAACGCCTGAAGTTGCTGTTCAAACCAGCTTTCGAAGGTGATCTCGCCATGTTGTTGCGCATTAGCATCCAACCCCAGCTCGACGTAAAGTTTCCACAACTCGATTTCATAATGGCGTCGCTCAGCAAAACCGGGCAGACATTCGTTTGCTTTCACGGCTTCCACCAAAGGTTTGAGCGCCAATTCACCGCTCGCCTGCACCGTTTTGCTCGCGACCACGCGGCCAGCATAGTGAAGATTGAGAACGGTGCTCAGTACGCCATCTTGCTGCACCGTTTCGCCCTGCTGCCACTGCCCCAATTCCAGCGTTTCAATCAGTGACAGCGGTACCGGCATCATGACCGTTGCCAGCGTCAATGTCTGCTTGACGCCTTTGCCCGGCAAACTGTGTTGATCCAACACCAGCGCAGCTTCAGAACGCACCGGGAAACGACTGTTGCGCCCCGTCAGCACTTCCATTCGCCCGTTGCCGAGCGCTTCTCGACGCCGTTCGCGGCGTACAAACAGCAGCTCAGGATGCAAACGGCCGATCGCTTCTGCCAAAGCCGCATGCTGATAGCGCGAAGCCACCTCCAGCTCAGGCAACTCATAGATATCACGCATCTGCTCGGATAAACCGCGCGCTTCCCGCAGCGCTTCTTCATCGGTTGTAACAGCGGAAAAAGCCTGGCCACGAACAAGCTGAATCACCAATTGTGCGTCACAGCCCAGCGGCTCTTCCTGCTGCAATTTTTCCAGCAGCTCGTCGTTTGAAGAGAGTGAATAGAGACTCGCCGGCACGGCCAATGCCGCCGTGAGATCAATCATGGCTTCTTTCAGCGCTTTCGGTTCGATGCGGGCCACCAAATCGGCGTAGAGCGCATCAACCGGCAAGGGTGCAATGCGGCGGCCGTGCTCGGTAATAGCCAAATGCTCATCCAGCGCACCAATGCCCTTGAGCATCTCCGCAGCTTGGGTCAGCGTCTTTTCCGGCAAAGTCTCAAGGAACGTCAGTGATTGCAGTGGCGAACCACAGCTGCCAGCGGCCAGCATCGGCTCAGTCAGATCTTCACGTTGCAATTGCGGCGGCGTGACGGCATCCAGCGCGGCGTGTTGGCCATATAAACGCACGGCTACGCCGTGCATCACGCGACCAGCCCGACCTGCACGCTGCTTGGCACTCGCTTTGGAAATGTGTTTTAAGACAAGCGCCGTGCGGCCATTGCGCTGTTCGTTGCGGCGCTCTAAGCCGCTGTCGATCACCCAGGCAATATTGGGAATGGTGAGCGAGGTCTCCGCCACATTGGTTGCCAGCACCACTTTTTGCTGGCGCTGCGGATTCAAAGCTAACGAGCGCTCATGTTCACTGACTGAAGCATGCAGCGGCACCACCAGCAGTGAGTCGATCCCGCTGAGCATCTGTTGGCACTGCTGAATCTCTTTGCGCCCGGGCAGAAAGACCAAAATATCGCCCTCGGTAGCTGACATCGCTTCTGTCACTTCGGCTTTTACCCGCTCGGCAAGATAGCGCCCATCGGGTAACTGCCGACTGTCAGACGCACGGTACTCAATACTGACGTCATAAATGCGCCCACTCGCTTGCAGCCGCTGAGCTTGTAAATATGCCGCGAGGCGCTCCCCTTCCAGTGTTGCAGAGGTCACGACTAAACGATGACTCTGACGCTCTTTCAGCAGTGCCACCAGCAAATCGGTATCCCAGCGACGCTCGTGAAACTCATCCACCATGATGACATCAAACTGCTTAAGTCCATCTTCTGCAAACCAGCGCAGCGCGACACCCGGGGTGACAAACACCACTTGCGACTGTTCTGAATAACGGTTTTCGAGTTTGATGGCGTAACCAATGTGCTGGCCGATCGCTTCGTCGCGCTGCTGAGCGAGAAACTCAGCCAGAGAAGTACAGGCAATTCGGCGCGGTTCGATGACCAAAACCCGCCCTTGCTGCGCTGCCCAAAGTGGCAGACAAGTCGACTTGCCGGAACCGGTTTCCGCTTCGACAATCACATGATCTTGTTGCAAAGCCTGCAAAAAGGTCTCTTTTAGGGGCTGAATAGGAAGTAACTGCATATTTTATAAAAGAAAATTCTAAGGATGATTTCGATAAATAGTAAGCCGTTTGGGTATTGATTTGGCCAATTTTAACTAGGTTTAGGAAATGTTACTGACTTTAGGCAGAATAATCTCCTGAAGGTTACGGGTTGTCTATTTACAACCTAGCAGATAAGCCGTTATCATTTTTGCGTTTCCCGTCCACCCTACAAAGGCCGAAAATGAATAACGACAAACGTCCGCTTTATATTCCCTACGCTGGTCCAGCTCTGCTCAGTACCCCTCTTCTTAACAAAGGCAGTGCATTCTCCGCTGAAGAGCGTGCATCATTCAACCTGGAAGGTTTGTTACCAGAAGCCACGGAAACAATACAGGAACAAGTAGTTCGTGCCTACCAACAATATCGCAGCTTTGAAAGCGATATGGACAAGCACATTTACCTGCGCAACATGCAAGACACCAACGAGACACTGTTCTACCGTCTGGTGCAAAACCATATTTCTGAGATGATGCCAATCATCTACACGCCGACCGTTGGTGCGGCGTGTGAAAACTTCTCTAACATTTACCGCCGTGGTCGCGGTCTGTTCATCTCGTACGCGAACCGCGATCGCATCGACGATCTGCTGAACAACGCAGCGAACCACAACGTCAAAGTTATCGTCATCACCGACGGCGAACGTATTCTTGGTCTGGGTGACCAGGGCATCGGCGGCATGGGTATTCCAATCGGTAAACTGTCACTGTACACCGCGTGTGGCGGTATCAGCCCGGCTTATACTCTGCCTATCGTGCTGGATGTCGGTACCAACAACCCACAACGTCTGGCGGACCCAATGTACATGGGCTGGCGTCATCCACGTATTACCGGCGTTGAGTACGATGCGTTTGTTGAAGAAGTGATTCAGGCGATTCAACGCCGCTGGCCAGAAGCACTGGTGCAGTTCGAAGACTTCGCACAGAAAAACGCGATGCCGCTTCTTGAGCGTTACAAAAACCGTATCTGTTGTTTCAACGATGACATCCAAGGCACTGCAGCGGTTACCGTGGGTTCTCTGCTGGCCGCGTGTAAAGCGGCAGGCAGCAAACTGTCTGAACAACGCATCACCTTCCTGGGCGCAGGCTCTGCGGGTTGTGGTATCGCCGAAGCGATCATCGCGCAAATGGTCTCGGAAGGCATTTCCGACGAACAAGCACGCTCTCAGGTTTACATGGTAGACCGTTGGGGTCTGCTGGAAGAAGGCATGCCAAACCTGCTGGACTTCCAACAACGTTTGGTTCAGAAAAAAGCCAACACCAAAGAGTGGACAACCGAAGGCAATGGTTACTCGCTGCATGACGTAGTTCGTCAGGCGAAACCAACCGTTCTGATCGGTGTATCTGGTGCACCGGGTCTGTTCAGTGAAGAAGTGATCAAAGAGATGCACCTGCACTGCCCTCGCCCAATCGTGTTCCCGCTGTCGAACCCAACCAGCCGTGTGGAAGCAACGCCAAGCGACATCATTCGTTGGACCAACGGTGAAGCACTGGTTGCAACAGGCAGCCCGTTCGATCCAGTGATCAACGAAGGCAAGACTTACCCAATCGCACAATGTAACAACAGCTACATCTTCCCGGGTATTGGCCTGGGCGTTCTGGCCGTTGGCGCAAAACGCGTGACTGACGATATGCTGATGGAATCAAGCCGTGCGCTGGCTGAGTGTTCTCCGCTGGCGATCAACGGCCACGGCCCACTGCTGCCGCCATTGGAATCGATTCACTCGGTATCGAAGAAAATTGCCTTTGCTGTGGCGAAGAAAGCCATTGAACAAGGCGTTGCTCTGGAGATCACCGATGAGGCACTGGAAGTGGCAATTGAACAGCACTTCTGGCAACCGGTATACCGTCGCTACAAACGCACTTCTTTCTAAGAGATTGAATTGATAAAGCCCCTGTAAAGGGGCTTTTTTGTTTTTTGGCAGGAGGAAAGACGCCACCATGTTTATCTGCTAACACTTGGCGCGTTTACTTCATCCAATAGTTCAATACCACGACGCAAGTGTCATCCGCCGCGACGGTCATCTCCAGACTAGGCTGGTTATTTTCACTCGTACAAATAGGAAGGATATAGACGGCAGAATTTTTGGCTGGATATTGCGATTGGCCATCTTTCACTACGTGCCCGCCAAGGGCGTTGTGTGGGCACATTGCGCCAGTCGCACTAAGTTTACCGGGGTCTGTTCCGCATTTATCTCGATATATCGCGATCCAAGAGTTGTGATCTATTTTCGGATCATCCGTTGACCCTATGACATTCCAGAATTTTTGCCCGCTGTTCCAAACGGTCGTATTTTTAAACGTTGACTTTGGCACTATGGAATTAGGGGATTCACTTGTTGCTGATGAGCTACATCCACTAATTATAAAAAAGCTGACGAACAACATAATGAGCGTTTTCATTGTCATATCTAACCTCCTATCAGATTCCGGGGTTCATAGTTCAGAGAGTTCTTCATTTACATATAAGGTAGTGAATATCCTGAACATAAACATAAGCCCGCAGCTGCGGGCTTGGTTATTACGTCAGTACAACAACGTTTCTATCAGCGTTATCTTTCTTCCAGACAAAGCGCTTTAACCGTACTGCCCGCTTTCGCTGGCGTCGTCATATCATTGATCCAATCGTCAACCGTCACTTTGTATTGTTGAGCGAAGGCTTCTTTCACGGTCTCCCAGTTCGCCGGAGACAACGAATACATCGCTTGAGAAAGTTCGTATTCAGAATGGAATGTAATAATACCTTTCTTTTCAGTCGCTGAAATTTGGAAAGTGCTGCTGTACAAACTGAACTGCACGTTGCCCGAAGAATCAACCTGCAGTAGGTTCTGAGCAAAGTTAGAGAGTTTCTCAGTTTGATTTGCATAAGATAAAGCCGCCGAAACCAGCCCCTGAACGGACGTGACGATCTGGTCTTTATCGCCTTTCTCAATCCCCCAAAAGCCGTCGACAAAGGAGTTGATCAGTACATCGGCATTTCTGCTCTGCTGTTTGATCTGAGTGGTTGTCGCCCAGTCCAATGTGACAAAAGGCATTGAGCTGATATATTGCGTGAACTGGATAAAGTGCGCCTTATCACCATTTCCTTCTGGATCTAGTGGGTTATATTCAGCTTTAGTTCGGCACATGTTTACAGCGGTCTGCATACCATCAAACACGCTTTGTGGAGCGGTACCCGGTGTAGAAGCCTTAGCTGCCTGCGCTTTATAGTCGCCAACAGCAGCGGCTCGGGACGGGTTTTCTGTCAAGCTGTCGGTGTCTAACATCTTCAACAACGACTGGCTTGCAAAGACGGATTGCGGTAACAAAATCTTCTCTGCGCCAGTGATATGT
It contains:
- the puuR gene encoding HTH-type transcriptional regulator PuuR, whose product is METDSIGQKIAQLRKEHKLSQRELAEKANITHSAISSIENNKVSPSVSSLHKIVKVFNLSLSEFFTQDQTIEERPVVIAPDQLIEIGNERVSMRLVCDGRDKRRMGFLIECFQPHTDTGVISIKHEGEESGTVLEGEIELTLGDKTYVIREGECYLFDTNVPHKFTNKTDRVCRIISAHTPPSF
- a CDS encoding gamma-glutamyl-gamma-aminobutyrate hydrolase family protein; its protein translation is MSKENGMTKPVIGVICCRKQVEGYDVQSVNELYLNAVRDAGASPLLLPAGADAQELKQLLTMLDGVLLTGSHSNVAPHRYAATHDEPKTDESRDALSFTLIDHCIEQNIPLLGICRGFQEMNVALGGTLHPKVHETDGFMDHRESQSPDFNEKYAYVHTVKISSNGSFAHWLGSQEDIEVNSLHGQGVNQLAPRLTKEAEAPDGLVEAFSLKGHPYFIGVQWHPEWQSRKRIFSRILFDRFIIAASERRSLLNGNRFNWSKNCATA
- a CDS encoding glutamine synthetase family protein gives rise to the protein MDGFIQEVKNFKQEWPEIRFIDLIFPDINARPRGKRIPIEALDKVYKGVYLPLSTLSLSVHGKVVEEAGLGEAIGEPDHICYPILGTLTPTFNPEVGQIMLNMMDRKGEKETLMSPRVVLAQMMERLHANNLFPVTAIELEFYLIDKNRNDKGEIQPPVNPIHQGREFKSDVYNIENLDDYADFLSDLNFAAQAQGLNTSGALSESAPGQFEINFNHQADVINACDQVIYAKRLIRQVALKHGFDVTFMAKPFADEAGNGMHIHLSVLDEHGHNRFSDSQGDCSPFFYKTLTAMLAMMPESMALLCPNVNSYRRFCPMMYTPTRADWAENHRGVALRIPMSDSKNRRIEHRIAGADVNPYLLAVVVLSGLLASQQFGPEQCPPALDEHAASLPTRMADALRTLSSSELIGMYLPQEFVSLYTACKDKELREFEQAVTPLEVEWMLHSA
- a CDS encoding transporter; this encodes MEKTDRISVVFDYTSFLGTSCTKKWTFSDALVSFAPVFGTVWHDTVKDGKSHEERLWDMALQRLSSRRSDESNLVTLVKLAKLEGIEELKLVMPYSLDADQIAAIQTRGEAQIKVCAPEEFIITF
- a CDS encoding helicase-related protein, with amino-acid sequence MQLLPIQPLKETFLQALQQDHVIVEAETGSGKSTCLPLWAAQQGRVLVIEPRRIACTSLAEFLAQQRDEAIGQHIGYAIKLENRYSEQSQVVFVTPGVALRWFAEDGLKQFDVIMVDEFHERRWDTDLLVALLKERQSHRLVVTSATLEGERLAAYLQAQRLQASGRIYDVSIEYRASDSRQLPDGRYLAERVKAEVTEAMSATEGDILVFLPGRKEIQQCQQMLSGIDSLLVVPLHASVSEHERSLALNPQRQQKVVLATNVAETSLTIPNIAWVIDSGLERRNEQRNGRTALVLKHISKASAKQRAGRAGRVMHGVAVRLYGQHAALDAVTPPQLQREDLTEPMLAAGSCGSPLQSLTFLETLPEKTLTQAAEMLKGIGALDEHLAITEHGRRIAPLPVDALYADLVARIEPKALKEAMIDLTAALAVPASLYSLSSNDELLEKLQQEEPLGCDAQLVIQLVRGQAFSAVTTDEEALREARGLSEQMRDIYELPELEVASRYQHAALAEAIGRLHPELLFVRRERRREALGNGRMEVLTGRNSRFPVRSEAALVLDQHSLPGKGVKQTLTLATVMMPVPLSLIETLELGQWQQGETVQQDGVLSTVLNLHYAGRVVASKTVQASGELALKPLVEAVKANECLPGFAERRHYEIELWKLYVELGLDANAQQHGEITFESWFEQQLQALGVESPEDLAMFDADDIPFAGIPYWELSDFAEAYPFELSLGDLQLTVEYFVKRKLVQVVYKSGLRKTVPKRWELPRWSGYKVQFRKASRVIDIQ
- a CDS encoding NAD-dependent malic enzyme, translating into MNNDKRPLYIPYAGPALLSTPLLNKGSAFSAEERASFNLEGLLPEATETIQEQVVRAYQQYRSFESDMDKHIYLRNMQDTNETLFYRLVQNHISEMMPIIYTPTVGAACENFSNIYRRGRGLFISYANRDRIDDLLNNAANHNVKVIVITDGERILGLGDQGIGGMGIPIGKLSLYTACGGISPAYTLPIVLDVGTNNPQRLADPMYMGWRHPRITGVEYDAFVEEVIQAIQRRWPEALVQFEDFAQKNAMPLLERYKNRICCFNDDIQGTAAVTVGSLLAACKAAGSKLSEQRITFLGAGSAGCGIAEAIIAQMVSEGISDEQARSQVYMVDRWGLLEEGMPNLLDFQQRLVQKKANTKEWTTEGNGYSLHDVVRQAKPTVLIGVSGAPGLFSEEVIKEMHLHCPRPIVFPLSNPTSRVEATPSDIIRWTNGEALVATGSPFDPVINEGKTYPIAQCNNSYIFPGIGLGVLAVGAKRVTDDMLMESSRALAECSPLAINGHGPLLPPLESIHSVSKKIAFAVAKKAIEQGVALEITDEALEVAIEQHFWQPVYRRYKRTSF